The proteins below are encoded in one region of Sulfitobacter sp. SK012:
- a CDS encoding efflux RND transporter periplasmic adaptor subunit, with product MRFFPILAALLVGGLLYLAIAERPWLKQTFGMAPADATLTPDPDQESVKATRAAADAEGKTRVKVVVKRVIAKDIGSAVVLRGQTAAARQVDVQAETTAVVISEPLRKGSRVEEGQEMCVLDVGTRGAALEETRARLSEAESRVPEAEARVQEAIARLDEALINQNASAKLKEGGFGSTARLAGADAAVAGARSGIVSAESGLRAARSGIQAATAAVAVAEAEIDRLTIEAPFGGLLESDTAELGSLLQPGALCGTIIQLDPVKLVGFVPETEVNRVFVGAAAEARLAAGGEVVYGTVTFLSRSSDPTTRTFRTEINVPNTDLHIRDGQTAEILISAPGSAAHLIPQSALTLDDNGTLGVRLVDDAAMVSFAPVTIMRDVAEGIWVTGLPETADVIVVGQEYVVAGVTVAPTWQEVSQ from the coding sequence ATGCGCTTTTTCCCGATTCTTGCAGCTCTCTTAGTCGGTGGGCTTCTCTACCTTGCTATCGCTGAGCGGCCCTGGCTGAAGCAAACCTTTGGTATGGCCCCTGCGGATGCAACGCTTACGCCAGATCCAGATCAAGAAAGTGTTAAAGCCACCCGAGCCGCGGCGGACGCCGAGGGCAAGACTCGGGTCAAAGTGGTCGTGAAACGCGTTATTGCAAAGGATATAGGCAGCGCCGTGGTGCTGCGCGGCCAGACTGCGGCAGCGCGTCAGGTTGATGTACAGGCGGAAACCACTGCTGTGGTTATATCAGAGCCACTGCGCAAAGGTTCACGGGTCGAAGAAGGCCAAGAGATGTGCGTTCTGGACGTTGGTACCCGTGGAGCGGCACTAGAAGAGACACGCGCCCGGCTTTCTGAAGCGGAATCGCGCGTGCCCGAGGCAGAAGCCCGTGTCCAAGAAGCGATTGCCCGTCTGGACGAAGCACTGATCAATCAAAACGCTTCGGCAAAACTTAAGGAAGGCGGGTTTGGCTCGACCGCTCGGCTTGCTGGTGCAGATGCTGCTGTGGCTGGAGCACGATCTGGCATCGTTTCGGCGGAATCTGGCCTGCGCGCTGCGCGTTCTGGTATCCAAGCCGCAACGGCCGCAGTTGCCGTGGCTGAGGCCGAAATTGACCGTCTGACCATTGAGGCCCCCTTTGGCGGCCTGCTGGAAAGTGACACAGCCGAGCTAGGTAGCTTGCTCCAGCCCGGCGCGCTTTGCGGGACAATCATTCAACTTGATCCGGTGAAACTTGTTGGGTTTGTGCCTGAGACCGAGGTAAATCGCGTGTTTGTTGGGGCTGCTGCTGAGGCGCGGTTGGCGGCAGGCGGCGAAGTTGTCTACGGCACTGTCACATTTTTGAGCCGGTCGTCCGATCCGACCACCCGCACATTCCGCACCGAAATCAACGTACCGAACACAGATCTGCATATTCGGGACGGCCAGACGGCGGAAATTCTGATCTCGGCCCCAGGTTCCGCGGCGCATCTGATCCCGCAGTCCGCCCTCACGCTTGATGACAACGGCACTCTTGGTGTGCGTCTTGTCGATGACGCGGCCATGGTCAGCTTTGCCCCCGTCACCATTATGCGCGACGTCGCCGAAGGCATCTGGGTCACCGGCCTACCTGAAACTGCGGATGTCATTGTGGTTGGTCAGGAATATGTCGTGGCGGGCGTTACAGTCGCGCCGACATGGCAGGAGGTCAGCCAGTGA
- a CDS encoding efflux RND transporter permease subunit produces the protein MSGIVDWAAGRARMVLAFILLSLVVGAYAYTTLPKEGEPDIEIPALFVSVPFPGISAADSETLLVKPMETELSDLDGLKKMSSTAAENYAGVALEFEFGWNKTKILADVRDAMGTAEAKFPEGAETYSINEINFSEFPIIIVNLTGPVPERTMARYARALQDDLEGLDAVLEAGIAGNRDEMLEVLIDPLKLEAYDVTAGELIDTVQNNNQLIAAGEIDSDNGSFAVKIPSSFDEPRDVYNLPVKTNGDRVVTLGDLAVINLTFEDRLGTARFNGDNTVALQVVKRKGFNLIDTSALVKRVVAEKSADWPEGLRAAVKVGTSNDQSRQVDSMVQQLLGSVFTAVALVMLVALAALGIRAALLVGFAIPTSFLLCFAFLALMGISISNIVMFGLILSVGMLVDGAIVVVEYADARQQQGVGPMQAYTDAAKRMFWPIISSTATTLCAFLPMLFWPGVPGEFMGMLPVTLIFVLSASLVVALIYLPVMGGVTGRLERWMADNMERIAALRWYLHLLLFPAAFAMVFPAMALMSPPSATEPGKLFGWMGAQFAQMDGFALLTSVIPTFAKVFGFVLIGAAALTLALGGFMLFLLAVFSLLTRAGRFGRWLASKLFRREPDRINAGYRRSFFGHVIAAITGNPVMPLAMVGFVFVFVGTVFIWFGNNSKGVEFFVESEPEQAIVYVLARGNLSLNEKDDLLQQAEAIVMEHPGVATAFAFAGEGGLDSNTGGAEAPKDLIGQIQLETIPWEDRALRPDLDGDLVISELTEQLQDIPGIKIEILAQARGPASGKPVHLRLEGASFDDLVTSAALARAHFEDVPGLTLIEDTRPLPGIDWQIDVDVEKAGQYGADVAIVGAMVQLVTRGLLLDTMRVDSSDEEIDIRVRLPAQDRVLSTLDTLKVRTREGLVPLSNFISRTPVPKLAEISRVNQQRYLDVKADVAPGMMKLVRVERQDGADVEITLATLRPAGSDGDLRDVDGEPFKITDRTPAAPDIDLIEGFESGEFRMSPINPNERIAEITKWLETRPLPDDISYEWTGDQEDQAESAAFLSSAFTAALGLMFIILLAQFNSFYNAALVLLAVVLSTTGVLIGMIVMDQTFSIIMTGTGIVALAGIVVNNNIILIDTYQEFSQYMPRIEAIIRTAQARIRPVLLTTITTMAGLAPMMFGLSINFADGGYTVDSPTALWWKQLATAVVFGLGIATVLTLMVTPSMLAIRVWATTYIRWIARLLAKMSMGRASRAARDWALQRDAKRMGTEEIIWDDDDVPYATPAE, from the coding sequence GTGAGCGGGATCGTCGACTGGGCCGCTGGCCGTGCACGGATGGTTCTGGCGTTTATTCTGCTAAGCCTCGTGGTGGGCGCTTATGCCTACACCACGCTGCCCAAAGAGGGCGAACCTGACATTGAAATCCCTGCACTCTTTGTGTCGGTCCCCTTCCCCGGTATTTCCGCGGCGGACAGCGAAACCTTGCTGGTCAAGCCGATGGAAACCGAACTGTCGGATCTGGACGGGCTCAAGAAAATGTCGAGCACAGCGGCCGAGAACTATGCTGGTGTGGCGCTGGAATTCGAATTCGGCTGGAACAAGACCAAAATCTTAGCAGATGTGCGCGACGCGATGGGCACTGCGGAAGCCAAGTTCCCTGAAGGGGCCGAAACCTATTCGATCAACGAAATCAACTTTTCTGAATTTCCCATCATCATTGTGAACCTCACCGGCCCGGTGCCGGAGCGGACGATGGCGCGCTATGCCCGTGCCCTGCAGGATGATTTGGAAGGGCTAGATGCTGTGCTGGAGGCAGGGATTGCGGGCAACCGCGACGAGATGCTCGAAGTGCTGATCGATCCCTTAAAACTTGAGGCCTATGACGTTACCGCAGGGGAGTTGATCGACACGGTTCAAAACAACAACCAACTCATTGCTGCGGGCGAAATCGACAGTGATAACGGCAGCTTTGCGGTCAAAATCCCGTCGTCCTTTGACGAGCCGCGCGATGTTTATAACCTGCCCGTTAAAACCAACGGTGACCGGGTTGTGACGCTGGGTGACTTGGCTGTAATCAATCTCACGTTCGAAGACCGCCTAGGTACGGCGCGCTTTAACGGCGACAATACGGTTGCGCTGCAGGTGGTCAAACGTAAGGGTTTCAACCTGATCGACACCTCGGCCCTTGTGAAACGGGTCGTCGCAGAGAAAAGCGCTGATTGGCCCGAAGGCCTGCGTGCGGCCGTTAAGGTCGGCACGTCAAATGACCAAAGCCGCCAAGTTGACAGCATGGTGCAGCAATTGTTGGGTTCGGTCTTTACCGCCGTGGCACTGGTGATGCTCGTGGCGCTAGCCGCCCTTGGTATCCGCGCTGCCCTATTGGTCGGTTTTGCGATTCCGACATCTTTCTTGCTCTGTTTTGCATTCCTCGCCCTCATGGGTATCTCAATCTCTAACATCGTGATGTTTGGGCTGATTTTATCCGTCGGGATGTTGGTGGACGGTGCCATTGTGGTCGTCGAATATGCCGATGCGCGCCAACAACAAGGCGTGGGCCCAATGCAGGCCTATACGGATGCGGCCAAGCGGATGTTCTGGCCCATTATCAGTTCAACCGCGACGACGCTTTGCGCGTTTCTTCCGATGCTGTTTTGGCCAGGCGTGCCGGGTGAATTCATGGGCATGCTGCCGGTAACGTTAATCTTCGTGCTCTCGGCATCGCTTGTTGTGGCGTTGATCTATCTGCCCGTGATGGGTGGTGTGACGGGCCGTTTGGAACGTTGGATGGCCGACAATATGGAACGCATCGCGGCCCTGCGTTGGTATCTGCATTTGTTGCTGTTCCCGGCTGCTTTCGCGATGGTCTTCCCGGCCATGGCGTTGATGTCGCCACCCTCCGCGACCGAACCCGGCAAGCTTTTTGGCTGGATGGGCGCGCAGTTTGCACAGATGGACGGATTTGCGTTGCTGACCTCTGTCATCCCCACATTCGCCAAGGTGTTTGGCTTTGTTTTGATTGGCGCGGCCGCGCTGACGTTGGCCTTGGGCGGTTTCATGTTGTTCTTGCTGGCGGTCTTTTCGCTCCTGACGCGGGCGGGACGTTTTGGCCGCTGGCTCGCCTCCAAGCTCTTTCGCCGCGAACCTGACCGCATTAACGCAGGGTATCGCCGGTCGTTCTTTGGCCACGTGATCGCCGCGATTACCGGCAATCCGGTTATGCCTTTGGCGATGGTTGGCTTTGTCTTTGTCTTTGTTGGCACGGTGTTCATTTGGTTTGGAAACAACTCCAAAGGCGTTGAGTTCTTTGTCGAATCAGAACCCGAGCAGGCAATTGTCTATGTGCTTGCGCGCGGCAACCTTAGCTTGAATGAAAAAGACGATCTGCTGCAACAAGCCGAAGCGATTGTGATGGAACACCCCGGTGTCGCCACTGCGTTTGCCTTTGCGGGTGAAGGCGGGCTCGACAGCAATACCGGCGGTGCAGAAGCGCCAAAGGACCTGATTGGCCAAATTCAACTAGAAACGATCCCGTGGGAAGACCGCGCTTTGCGTCCCGATCTGGACGGTGACCTTGTGATTTCGGAACTGACTGAACAGCTCCAGGATATCCCCGGCATCAAAATCGAAATCCTGGCGCAAGCCCGTGGCCCTGCGTCTGGCAAACCTGTGCATCTGCGCCTTGAGGGGGCCAGTTTTGATGATCTGGTTACCTCTGCCGCTCTGGCTCGGGCGCATTTCGAAGACGTCCCCGGCCTTACGCTGATCGAAGATACCCGGCCCCTGCCCGGCATTGACTGGCAAATCGACGTCGATGTCGAAAAAGCCGGTCAATATGGTGCAGATGTGGCCATCGTTGGAGCCATGGTACAGCTTGTCACACGCGGGTTGCTCTTGGATACCATGCGCGTCGACAGCTCGGACGAGGAAATCGATATCCGCGTGCGCCTGCCTGCTCAGGACCGCGTCCTCAGCACGCTTGATACGCTCAAGGTTCGCACACGCGAAGGCTTGGTACCGCTGTCGAACTTTATCAGCCGCACGCCGGTTCCCAAACTGGCCGAGATCAGCCGTGTTAATCAACAGCGTTATCTTGATGTTAAGGCTGACGTGGCACCGGGTATGATGAAGCTGGTTCGTGTGGAGCGGCAAGACGGTGCTGATGTTGAAATTACTCTCGCCACCCTACGCCCAGCTGGTTCTGATGGCGATCTGCGCGATGTTGATGGCGAACCTTTCAAGATCACGGACCGTACGCCTGCAGCTCCCGACATTGATTTGATCGAAGGTTTTGAGAGTGGTGAATTTCGGATGTCGCCCATAAATCCCAATGAGCGGATCGCCGAGATCACCAAGTGGCTCGAAACGCGCCCCCTGCCCGACGATATTTCCTATGAGTGGACCGGCGACCAAGAAGATCAGGCAGAAAGTGCGGCCTTCCTGAGTTCCGCCTTTACCGCCGCATTGGGATTGATGTTCATCATCCTGCTGGCCCAGTTCAACAGCTTTTATAACGCGGCGCTGGTGCTGCTGGCCGTGGTGTTGTCAACCACAGGCGTGCTGATCGGGATGATCGTGATGGATCAGACGTTCTCGATCATTATGACCGGGACAGGCATCGTGGCGCTTGCGGGGATTGTGGTGAACAACAACATTATCTTGATCGATACCTATCAAGAGTTCAGCCAATACATGCCGCGGATTGAAGCGATCATCCGCACGGCGCAGGCGCGCATCCGCCCTGTGCTGCTGACGACAATCACCACCATGGCGGGGCTGGCTCCAATGATGTTCGGCCTGTCGATCAACTTTGCCGACGGCGGCTATACCGTCGACAGCCCCACAGCGCTGTGGTGGAAGCAATTGGCAACAGCCGTGGTTTTTGGCCTAGGCATTGCGACTGTACTGACTTTGATGGTCACACCTTCGATGTTGGCCATCCGGGTTTGGGCCACCACCTATATCCGTTGGATCGCACGTCTTCTTGCCAAGATGTCGATGGGTCGTGCCAGCCGCGCCGCGCGCGACTGGGCCCTTCAACGCGATGCAAAACGCATGGGCACCGAAGAAATCATCTGGGATGATGATGATGTGCCCTATGCCACACCAGCGGAATAG
- a CDS encoding oligosaccharide flippase family protein translates to MTNEVKSIEKRMIKGLSVTLSSYLLTRIVNLVTTIGLARFLIPDQMGFIAVCFLLIYIIDIVRDFGLRDAVIYDPKGQRGVQSTASLMLIGLGLVQAAAVFLIAPFIVTDPNSAVLREMVMWLALYFPLNSLAAIHEAVLHRALRFGRVAVAEISGVVVRACITFALLFNDYGPMSMVYGLLAGVFCRTIVYWYQPESWRPEKPVLTLATFSFLLGYGKHIFFTGALYAARTRADQVLISALIGEAALAAYFLASRIPEIVVSGVNTSITRVVFPGFVSSRGSKKALRSLYIRTLNGCMVGLAPLSIGLASISTFVVPLVFGEAYSDASPVLALLALSGIPVAIGWSAGDLFKATGRPQLLTVLAVLEVFCFLPSAWAVAKITGDLVAMAATVLVCECLVSAVRIVMVWKYYEIHPWEMLRATLLPIVYAAVMGAGVLLTQSMLSNHSNFSIVAVSIIVGISIYVALIALFDRKTMLWVLEAAQNK, encoded by the coding sequence GTGACGAACGAAGTTAAGTCAATAGAAAAACGCATGATAAAAGGCCTATCTGTTACACTTTCTAGCTATTTGCTTACTCGTATAGTTAACCTTGTGACCACAATAGGTCTGGCCCGTTTTTTGATACCTGACCAAATGGGCTTTATTGCAGTATGCTTTCTGCTCATATATATTATTGATATTGTGAGGGATTTTGGACTTCGTGATGCCGTTATCTACGATCCGAAGGGCCAGCGCGGCGTTCAGTCGACTGCGTCATTGATGCTTATTGGTTTGGGATTAGTACAAGCTGCCGCTGTGTTCCTGATAGCGCCTTTCATTGTAACTGATCCCAATTCTGCAGTTTTGCGGGAAATGGTCATGTGGCTGGCGCTGTACTTCCCTTTGAATTCCTTGGCTGCGATTCACGAAGCTGTGTTGCACCGCGCGCTTCGCTTTGGTCGCGTGGCCGTTGCGGAAATTAGCGGGGTCGTCGTCAGGGCATGCATAACCTTTGCTCTGTTATTCAACGATTATGGGCCGATGAGCATGGTCTACGGATTGTTGGCTGGAGTTTTCTGCCGGACAATAGTCTATTGGTACCAGCCGGAGAGCTGGCGGCCTGAAAAGCCAGTGCTGACACTTGCGACGTTTTCTTTCCTTCTTGGTTATGGCAAGCATATTTTTTTTACTGGAGCGTTGTATGCCGCTCGGACACGCGCTGATCAGGTTCTGATTTCGGCCTTGATTGGAGAGGCTGCATTGGCGGCATATTTCTTGGCGTCCCGAATACCTGAAATTGTAGTCTCGGGCGTGAACACGTCTATCACTCGTGTTGTTTTCCCTGGTTTTGTCAGCTCCAGGGGCTCCAAAAAGGCGCTCCGGTCTCTCTACATCAGAACTTTGAACGGGTGCATGGTTGGTCTTGCTCCATTATCGATCGGGCTTGCATCAATCTCGACGTTCGTTGTTCCGTTGGTTTTCGGGGAGGCCTACAGCGACGCTTCTCCGGTTCTTGCGTTGCTGGCACTATCTGGTATCCCAGTTGCCATAGGGTGGAGCGCCGGCGACCTATTTAAGGCAACTGGGCGACCTCAACTCCTTACGGTTCTGGCTGTTTTGGAGGTCTTTTGTTTCCTCCCTTCTGCCTGGGCTGTCGCCAAGATTACTGGTGACCTCGTTGCCATGGCAGCTACGGTTCTCGTGTGTGAGTGTTTAGTTTCTGCAGTGCGCATTGTAATGGTTTGGAAATACTATGAAATACATCCTTGGGAAATGTTGCGCGCGACACTCCTACCAATCGTTTATGCTGCGGTGATGGGCGCTGGTGTCTTATTGACACAATCCATGCTCTCCAATCACAGCAATTTCAGTATTGTAGCGGTATCAATAATCGTGGGCATTTCAATTTACGTGGCTTTGATCGCACTTTTTGATCGAAAAACCATGCTTTGGGTTCTAGAGGCTGCCCAAAATAAATGA
- a CDS encoding polysaccharide deacetylase family protein gives MPLADAADRLVSGQLTRRTIAITFDDGYMNNITNALPILERYGFPATIFLVSELVGLKTALWPNRILAAIANSERSHIDFRGHTMKMGNVKERIHASRKLQTLVKADSGDDPQAAVEEIERACGTCINPKFSADHDFAVMDASTIRASVAGGLIDFGAHSMTHPILSKVSDRRLKSEIQNSIKSVEELTGVPCRLFAYPNGGPDDFDDRAVGFLRETNVDYAVTTVQAQNKMASDSYRLSRWNVGGESSIAGFATKILCSGFISRISQ, from the coding sequence ATGCCTCTAGCCGATGCAGCCGATAGGCTCGTTTCGGGCCAACTTACACGCCGAACCATTGCGATAACATTCGATGATGGCTACATGAACAATATCACAAATGCGCTGCCGATTTTGGAACGCTATGGTTTTCCAGCCACTATTTTTTTGGTTTCGGAACTGGTGGGACTTAAGACAGCGCTTTGGCCAAATCGAATTCTTGCAGCAATTGCGAACTCCGAACGCTCACACATAGATTTTCGCGGGCATACAATGAAAATGGGTAACGTCAAGGAGCGTATTCATGCTTCCCGCAAACTGCAGACTTTAGTAAAGGCGGATTCTGGTGATGATCCACAGGCCGCCGTTGAAGAGATCGAGCGGGCTTGTGGAACCTGCATCAATCCGAAATTCAGTGCAGATCATGACTTCGCGGTAATGGACGCGAGCACGATTCGCGCCTCTGTAGCGGGGGGGCTGATAGACTTTGGTGCTCATAGTATGACACATCCTATTCTTTCAAAAGTTTCTGACCGACGCTTGAAAAGTGAAATTCAGAACTCAATCAAAAGCGTCGAAGAATTAACTGGAGTTCCCTGCCGGCTGTTTGCCTATCCCAATGGAGGGCCCGATGATTTTGATGATAGGGCCGTCGGTTTTCTCCGTGAAACAAACGTTGATTATGCTGTCACTACTGTTCAGGCGCAAAACAAGATGGCCAGTGATTCATACAGGCTCTCAAGATGGAATGTCGGCGGCGAGAGCTCAATAGCTGGGTTTGCTACAAAAATACTATGCTCAGGTTTCATAAGCAGAATATCACAGTAG
- a CDS encoding IS256 family transposase, whose amino-acid sequence MTISKEVLDELLNGVKNADDLLGDQGLMKELKVRLMERMLGAELTEHLGYASDTQPANQQSNRRNGTSRKTLKGNDGALPIDVPRDREGSFEPELIKKGQTRIDGMDDKIIGLYAAGLSTRDIRAHLEEVYGLKVSADLISRVTDAVLEEVSDWQNRALEPMYPIVFLDALRVKIRDAESRQVKNKAVYVALGVTPEGEREVLGLWVANNEGAKFWLSVMNNLRNRGVEDILIAVVDGLKGFPDAINAAFPDTTVQTCIVHLVRHSLNFCGWKDRKNVAKDLKRVYQATDDVEAEKALAVFEAEWGPKYPSIAPSWRRAWQEVIPFFAFPPAVRKIIYTTNAIESLNRVIRKTTKTRGSFPTDDAATKLIYLAIRSFEKTGRAVREWVAARNQFAILYPERFNI is encoded by the coding sequence ATGACGATTTCCAAGGAAGTTTTAGACGAGCTGCTTAACGGCGTTAAGAACGCGGATGATTTGCTGGGCGATCAGGGCTTGATGAAGGAGCTCAAGGTTCGCCTGATGGAGCGGATGTTGGGCGCGGAACTGACCGAACATCTCGGCTATGCGTCGGACACCCAACCCGCGAACCAGCAGAGTAACCGTCGCAATGGCACGTCGCGCAAGACGTTGAAGGGCAATGATGGGGCGCTGCCGATTGATGTGCCCCGCGACCGTGAGGGCAGTTTTGAGCCTGAGCTGATCAAGAAGGGACAGACCCGCATTGACGGCATGGATGACAAGATCATTGGCCTCTATGCAGCCGGATTATCGACCCGCGACATCCGGGCCCACCTTGAGGAGGTCTACGGCCTGAAGGTGTCAGCCGATCTTATCAGCCGTGTCACGGATGCCGTTCTGGAGGAGGTGTCGGACTGGCAAAACCGCGCCTTGGAACCGATGTATCCGATCGTTTTTCTTGATGCGCTTCGGGTCAAAATCCGCGATGCCGAAAGCCGTCAGGTCAAAAACAAGGCCGTTTATGTGGCCCTGGGGGTCACTCCTGAGGGCGAACGTGAGGTTTTGGGGCTATGGGTTGCCAACAACGAAGGGGCCAAATTCTGGCTCTCTGTGATGAACAACCTGCGCAATCGCGGAGTTGAGGACATCCTCATCGCTGTGGTTGACGGCCTCAAGGGCTTCCCTGATGCCATCAATGCAGCCTTCCCTGATACGACCGTCCAGACCTGCATCGTGCACCTTGTGCGCCATTCCCTGAACTTCTGTGGTTGGAAGGACCGCAAGAATGTCGCCAAAGATCTGAAGCGGGTTTATCAGGCCACGGATGATGTCGAGGCCGAGAAGGCACTGGCTGTTTTCGAGGCGGAATGGGGCCCGAAATACCCCTCAATCGCCCCAAGCTGGCGGCGCGCATGGCAGGAGGTCATACCGTTCTTCGCCTTCCCGCCAGCGGTGCGCAAAATCATCTACACTACCAACGCCATCGAAAGCCTTAACCGCGTCATCCGCAAAACTACCAAAACACGCGGCAGCTTTCCGACAGATGACGCCGCGACAAAGCTGATTTACCTAGCGATACGCAGCTTCGAGAAAACTGGCAGGGCCGTCAGAGAATGGGTTGCTGCACGGAACCAGTTCGCTATCCTATACCCAGAACGGTTCAACATATGA
- a CDS encoding glycosyltransferase family 25 protein: MFIIRKIRRIRNRILGIFNFWPVSSLNNTWLRSVPYFCISMQVSQKRRRLLSRQVSSLSLSDFRFVDATVGSDLDLSKLVEDGLYDDEKARHYHDRPLTPGEIGLSLTHARIYKMIVDSDLDEAVILEDDVLFLPRNLDTLRRSSIPPDFDVLFFHAELSEDPPRGHFCDQIFSDDSYVASSVAYLVSRKGARKLLAAALPVAHASDGFLGRAMKWDRDNAHRFRQQGVAIQLSSYIIHPPGVLNGSSCNFIKSTIAD, encoded by the coding sequence ATGTTTATTATTCGTAAAATTCGACGGATTCGGAATAGAATACTCGGAATATTTAATTTCTGGCCTGTTTCGAGCTTGAATAACACTTGGCTTCGCAGTGTCCCCTATTTCTGTATTAGCATGCAGGTAAGCCAGAAACGTCGACGCCTTTTATCCCGACAGGTGAGCTCACTGTCTCTTTCGGACTTTCGGTTTGTGGATGCCACCGTAGGTTCAGATTTGGATTTGTCCAAATTGGTCGAAGATGGTCTGTACGATGACGAAAAAGCCCGACATTACCATGATCGCCCTCTTACACCCGGCGAAATCGGCCTTAGTCTGACGCATGCAAGAATATACAAGATGATAGTGGATAGTGACTTGGATGAGGCAGTGATACTTGAAGACGATGTACTGTTTCTACCAAGGAATTTAGACACCTTACGCCGGTCAAGTATTCCTCCTGACTTCGACGTGTTGTTTTTTCATGCGGAATTGAGCGAAGATCCGCCTCGCGGACATTTCTGCGACCAGATCTTTTCTGACGATTCATACGTGGCTTCAAGCGTCGCATACTTAGTCTCACGAAAGGGCGCTCGAAAACTCCTGGCTGCAGCTTTACCGGTTGCGCACGCTTCCGACGGATTTCTTGGTCGCGCGATGAAATGGGACAGAGATAACGCCCATCGTTTTCGCCAACAGGGGGTTGCAATCCAGTTGTCCAGCTACATTATACATCCGCCTGGCGTGTTGAACGGCTCTAGTTGTAACTTTATCAAAAGTACCATTGCGGATTAG
- a CDS encoding NAD-dependent epimerase/dehydratase family protein, translating into MRVLVTGGCGFVGSHLCTALAARGDDVTVLDNLSTGKRSNLVAGARLVEGSVADPHALANAMEGAEGVFHLAAAASVQLCNESWRESHVTNQTGTVTVLEAARDAGRVPVVYTSSAAIYGNVEVVPILETCLPAPTSAYGVDKLGSELHSNVGQTLHGLRTVGLRPFNIYGPGQDPHSPYSGVITVFADRIGRGAPFIVNGDGKQTRDFIYVGDAVRFFLAAMSLENTAPSVYNVATGIQTSLLELIAALSQVTGRKPVFSHGPARDGDIRNSCGSTVQAKSDLGISARTSLLEGLHRTFEYQSNP; encoded by the coding sequence TGCTGGACAATCTCAGCACGGGCAAGCGCTCCAACCTTGTGGCCGGGGCGCGCCTGGTCGAGGGCAGCGTTGCCGATCCGCATGCCTTGGCAAATGCCATGGAGGGAGCCGAGGGGGTGTTTCATCTGGCTGCGGCCGCCTCTGTCCAGCTTTGCAACGAATCCTGGCGCGAGAGTCATGTGACAAACCAAACGGGCACGGTCACCGTGCTCGAGGCCGCGCGCGACGCAGGCCGCGTGCCCGTTGTCTACACGTCGTCGGCTGCGATCTACGGCAATGTCGAGGTGGTCCCGATCCTGGAAACCTGTCTACCAGCGCCGACCTCGGCTTATGGCGTGGACAAGCTGGGCTCTGAATTGCATTCAAATGTTGGCCAGACACTGCACGGTCTGCGCACCGTGGGTCTGCGCCCGTTCAACATCTACGGTCCAGGACAGGACCCCCATTCGCCTTATTCCGGTGTGATCACGGTTTTTGCCGACAGGATCGGACGGGGTGCACCCTTTATCGTAAATGGCGACGGCAAGCAGACACGTGATTTCATTTATGTCGGTGATGCTGTGCGGTTCTTTCTGGCCGCCATGAGCCTCGAAAACACTGCGCCGTCTGTCTACAATGTAGCTACGGGCATCCAGACGAGTTTGCTGGAACTTATTGCGGCGCTGAGTCAGGTGACCGGCCGTAAGCCAGTCTTTTCGCACGGCCCCGCGCGCGATGGGGATATCCGAAATTCATGCGGGTCAACAGTGCAGGCTAAGAGTGATCTGGGTATAAGTGCCCGGACGTCTCTTTTGGAGGGGCTGCATCGGACTTTTGAGTATCAGAGCAATCCGTAA